The Streptomyces spororaveus genome includes a region encoding these proteins:
- a CDS encoding DUF7059 domain-containing protein produces the protein MSTTSLPKPDRAPELRAALLAAGFTADGLLDLLGAPAYAALARSETVPALRATRGRGDGALASLVRLFLLQQPEPYVHAERALPVEAALTDGWLRLEGDEVHATVDVRPYGGPDGEDWFIVSDLGCSVGGAGGIGSREEGVVLGVGGASTTLAGITVRTPVGSALDVGTGSGIQALHASRHATRVTATDVNPRALEFTRLTLALSGAPEAELLTGSLFEPVGQATYDLIVSNPPFVISPGARLTYRDGGMGGDDLCRTLVQQAGERLNQGGYAQFLGNWQHVEGEDWRDRLRSWVPRGCDAWIVQRDEQDVTQYAELWLRDAGDHRSDPAEYTRRYEDWLDEFEARGTKSVGFGWITLRRTDAAEPSIVVEEWPHTVEQPLGEAVLAHFARQDYLRQHDDAALLEAHFALAEEVVQEQVGAPGAEDPEHVVLRQNRGMRRATKVDTVGAGFAGVCDGSLSAGRILDAIAQLMQEDPVVLRDRTPEAIRLLVEQGFLDPVARPAQ, from the coding sequence GTGAGTACCACCAGCCTCCCCAAGCCCGACCGCGCCCCCGAGCTCCGCGCCGCGCTGCTCGCCGCCGGATTCACCGCCGACGGGCTGCTCGACCTGCTCGGCGCCCCCGCCTACGCCGCGCTGGCCCGCAGCGAGACCGTCCCCGCCCTGCGCGCCACCCGCGGCCGGGGCGACGGAGCGCTCGCGAGCCTGGTCCGGCTGTTCCTGCTCCAGCAGCCGGAGCCGTACGTACACGCCGAACGGGCGCTGCCCGTCGAGGCGGCGCTGACCGACGGCTGGCTGCGGCTGGAGGGCGACGAGGTGCACGCCACCGTCGACGTGCGCCCGTACGGCGGCCCGGACGGCGAGGACTGGTTCATCGTCTCCGACCTCGGCTGCTCCGTCGGCGGGGCCGGCGGGATCGGCAGCCGCGAGGAGGGCGTGGTCCTGGGCGTCGGCGGCGCCTCCACCACGCTCGCCGGGATCACCGTCCGCACCCCGGTCGGCTCCGCCCTCGACGTCGGCACCGGATCCGGAATCCAGGCGCTGCACGCGTCCCGGCACGCCACCCGGGTCACGGCCACCGACGTCAACCCCAGGGCCCTGGAGTTCACCCGTCTGACGCTGGCCCTGTCCGGGGCTCCGGAGGCCGAGCTGCTCACCGGGTCGCTCTTCGAGCCGGTCGGCCAGGCCACGTACGACCTCATCGTCTCGAACCCGCCGTTCGTGATCTCCCCCGGCGCCCGGCTGACGTACCGGGACGGCGGCATGGGCGGCGACGACCTGTGCCGGACCCTGGTCCAGCAGGCCGGCGAGCGGCTCAACCAGGGCGGCTACGCGCAGTTCCTCGGCAACTGGCAGCACGTGGAGGGCGAGGACTGGCGCGACCGGCTGCGCTCCTGGGTGCCGCGCGGCTGCGACGCCTGGATCGTGCAGCGTGACGAGCAGGACGTGACGCAGTACGCGGAGCTGTGGCTGAGGGACGCGGGCGACCACCGGAGCGACCCCGCCGAGTACACGCGGCGCTACGAGGACTGGCTGGACGAGTTCGAGGCCCGGGGGACCAAGTCCGTCGGCTTCGGGTGGATCACCTTGCGCCGGACGGACGCGGCCGAGCCCTCGATCGTGGTCGAGGAGTGGCCCCACACGGTGGAGCAGCCGCTCGGCGAGGCCGTCCTGGCCCATTTCGCGCGCCAGGACTACCTGCGCCAGCACGACGACGCGGCCCTGCTGGAGGCCCATTTCGCGCTGGCCGAGGAAGTGGTCCAGGAGCAGGTCGGCGCGCCCGGAGCCGAGGATCCGGAACACGTCGTGCTCCGGCAGAACCGCGGAATGCGGCGCGCCACCAAGGTCGACACGGTCGGCGCCGGCTTCGCCGGAGTGTGTGACGGCTCACTGAGCGCGGGCCGGATCCTGGACGCGATCGCGCAGCTGATGCAGGAGGACCCGGTCGTGCTGCGGGACCGCACGCCGGAGGCCATCCGGCTGCTGGTCGAGCAGGGCTTCCTGGACCCCGTGGCACGCCCCGCCCAGTAG
- a CDS encoding small secreted protein, with translation MNKKFAATLAGGAALMLVLSGCGGDETDQKAGSWAKKVCDQWQPEIEKIEAANVEIKRVASESNKPDQVQKTDSAAFATMTESYKAMAAALRSAGVPPVKNGAATQEAAAKGFDTTSQGYADLKAKTDALDPQDKTKFADGLTEVAGGLKDVTKGGQDALAQLKAGGLGQAINSQKGCQAATAPAPSQ, from the coding sequence GTGAACAAGAAGTTTGCGGCCACGTTGGCGGGCGGTGCGGCGCTCATGCTCGTCCTGTCCGGATGCGGCGGGGACGAGACCGACCAGAAGGCCGGCTCCTGGGCCAAGAAGGTCTGTGACCAGTGGCAGCCCGAGATCGAGAAGATCGAGGCGGCCAATGTCGAGATCAAGCGCGTGGCCTCGGAGAGCAACAAGCCCGACCAGGTCCAGAAGACCGACTCGGCGGCGTTCGCGACCATGACCGAGTCGTACAAGGCGATGGCGGCCGCCCTGCGGTCGGCGGGCGTTCCGCCGGTCAAGAACGGCGCCGCGACCCAGGAGGCGGCGGCCAAGGGCTTCGACACGACCTCCCAGGGCTACGCCGACCTGAAGGCGAAGACGGACGCTCTCGACCCCCAGGACAAGACGAAGTTCGCCGACGGCCTCACGGAGGTCGCGGGCGGGCTCAAGGACGTGACGAAGGGCGGCCAGGACGCGCTCGCGCAGCTCAAGGCGGGCGGCCTGGGCCAGGCGATCAACAGTCAGAAGGGCTGCCAGGCCGCGACGGCACCGGCGCCGTCCCAGTAG
- a CDS encoding sodium-translocating pyrophosphatase → MTGLFTPIAPDRTTDLAAAVLTDDNRLIVIVIAAVALAALVVAQILVRQVLAADEGTDSMKKIAAAVQEGANAYLGRQLRTLGIFAVVVFFLLFLLPADDWSQRGGRSAFFLVGAIFSAATGYIGMRLAVRANVRVAAAAREATPAEGEPAKDLTEVSHKAMKIAFRTGGVVGMFTVGLGLLGASCVVLVYAADAPKVLEGFGLGAALIAMFMRVGGGIFTKAADVGADLVGKVEQGIPEDDPRNAATIADNVGDNVGDCAGMAADLFESYAVTLVAALILGKAAFGDLGLAFPLIVPAIGVITAMIGIFAVSPRRSDRSGMTAINRGFFISAVISLALVAIAVYAYLPATYKELVGVENPAITNHTGDPRILAVVAVAIGIVLAALIQQLTGYFTETNRRPVRDIGKSSLTGAATVVLAGISVGLESAVYTALLIGLGVYGAFLLGGTSILLALFAVALAGTGLLTTVGVIVAMDTFGPVSDNAQGIAEMSGDVEGAGAQVLTDLDAVGNTTKAITKGIAIATAVLAAAALFGSYNDAIATAVREVGAKAGEMNLSLDIAQPNNLVGLILGAAVVFLFSGLAINAVSRSAGAVVYEVRRQFREHPGIMDYSEKPEYGRVVDICTKDALRELATPGLLAVLTPIAVGFSLGVGALGSFLAGAIGTGTLMAVFLANSGGAWDNAKKLVEDGHHGGKGSEAHAAVVIGDTVGDPFKDTAGPAINPLLKVMNLVALLIAPAVVQFSYGGDSSPAVRAVVAVLAIGVIIVAVYVSKRRGIAVGDDTEGGAAERVAQSADPATVS, encoded by the coding sequence ATGACGGGGCTCTTCACCCCCATTGCGCCGGATCGCACCACAGATCTGGCAGCCGCAGTACTCACCGATGACAATCGGCTCATCGTGATCGTCATTGCGGCAGTGGCACTTGCCGCACTCGTCGTCGCGCAGATCCTGGTCCGCCAGGTCCTCGCCGCCGACGAGGGAACCGACAGCATGAAGAAGATCGCCGCAGCCGTCCAGGAAGGCGCCAACGCCTACCTCGGCCGGCAGTTGCGCACCCTCGGCATCTTCGCCGTCGTGGTGTTCTTCCTGCTCTTCCTGCTCCCCGCCGACGACTGGTCGCAGCGGGGCGGGCGTTCCGCCTTCTTCCTCGTGGGCGCCATCTTCTCGGCCGCCACCGGCTACATCGGCATGCGCCTGGCGGTCCGCGCCAACGTCCGCGTCGCCGCCGCCGCACGTGAGGCCACCCCGGCCGAGGGGGAGCCCGCCAAGGACCTGACGGAGGTCTCCCACAAGGCGATGAAGATCGCCTTCCGGACGGGTGGCGTCGTCGGCATGTTCACCGTCGGCCTCGGACTCCTCGGCGCCTCCTGCGTCGTCCTGGTCTACGCCGCCGACGCCCCCAAGGTCCTGGAGGGCTTCGGTCTCGGCGCCGCCCTGATCGCGATGTTCATGCGTGTGGGCGGCGGAATCTTCACCAAGGCCGCCGACGTCGGCGCCGACCTGGTCGGCAAGGTCGAGCAGGGCATTCCGGAGGACGACCCGCGCAATGCCGCGACCATCGCCGACAACGTGGGCGACAACGTCGGAGACTGCGCCGGAATGGCGGCCGACCTCTTCGAGTCCTACGCCGTCACCCTGGTGGCCGCGCTCATCCTCGGCAAGGCCGCCTTCGGCGACCTGGGCCTCGCCTTCCCGCTGATCGTGCCCGCGATCGGCGTCATCACCGCGATGATCGGCATCTTCGCGGTCTCCCCGCGGCGCAGCGACCGCAGCGGGATGACCGCCATCAACCGCGGGTTCTTCATCTCCGCCGTGATCTCCCTGGCGCTGGTCGCGATCGCCGTCTACGCCTACCTGCCGGCCACCTACAAGGAGCTCGTCGGCGTCGAGAACCCGGCGATCACCAACCACACCGGTGACCCGCGCATCCTGGCCGTCGTCGCCGTCGCCATCGGCATCGTGCTCGCGGCCCTGATCCAGCAGCTGACCGGCTACTTCACCGAGACCAACCGGCGCCCTGTCCGGGACATCGGCAAGTCCTCCCTGACGGGAGCCGCCACCGTCGTCCTCGCCGGAATCTCGGTCGGCCTGGAGTCCGCCGTCTACACGGCCCTGCTCATCGGCCTCGGCGTCTACGGCGCGTTCCTGCTCGGCGGTACGTCGATCCTGCTCGCGCTCTTCGCGGTGGCCCTGGCCGGCACCGGCCTGCTCACCACCGTCGGCGTCATCGTCGCCATGGACACCTTCGGGCCCGTCTCCGACAACGCCCAGGGCATCGCCGAGATGTCCGGCGACGTCGAGGGCGCCGGTGCGCAGGTCCTGACCGACCTGGACGCCGTGGGCAACACCACGAAGGCCATCACCAAGGGCATCGCCATCGCCACGGCCGTGCTCGCCGCGGCGGCCCTGTTCGGCTCGTACAACGACGCGATCGCCACCGCGGTCAGGGAGGTCGGTGCCAAGGCCGGGGAGATGAACCTCAGCCTGGACATCGCACAGCCCAACAACCTCGTCGGGCTGATCCTGGGCGCGGCCGTCGTGTTCCTGTTCTCCGGTCTCGCCATCAACGCCGTCTCCCGCTCCGCGGGCGCCGTCGTCTACGAGGTGCGCCGCCAGTTCCGCGAGCACCCCGGGATCATGGACTACAGCGAGAAGCCCGAGTACGGGCGCGTCGTGGACATCTGCACCAAGGACGCGCTGCGCGAGCTCGCCACGCCCGGCCTGCTCGCCGTGCTCACCCCCATCGCCGTGGGCTTCTCCCTCGGCGTGGGCGCGCTCGGCTCCTTCCTCGCCGGCGCCATCGGTACGGGCACCCTGATGGCGGTCTTCCTCGCCAACTCCGGTGGCGCGTGGGACAACGCGAAGAAGCTCGTCGAGGACGGCCACCACGGCGGCAAGGGCAGCGAGGCCCACGCCGCGGTCGTCATCGGCGACACGGTCGGCGACCCCTTCAAGGACACCGCCGGACCGGCGATCAACCCGCTGCTCAAGGTCATGAACCTGGTGGCACTGCTGATCGCCCCCGCGGTCGTGCAGTTCAGCTACGGCGGGGACAGCAGCCCGGCCGTGCGGGCCGTCGTCGCAGTCCTCGCGATCGGCGTCATCATCGTCGCGGTGTACGTCTCCAAGCGCCGCGGCATCGCCGTCGGCGACGACACCGAAGGCGGAGCCGCCGAGCGGGTGGCCCAGTCGGCCGATCCCGCGACGGTCTCCTGA
- a CDS encoding ATP-binding protein, whose amino-acid sequence MATVELRFSAQPEHVRTARLVAAAVARRVGVEEAVLDEVRLAVGEACSRAVGLHRSNGLTAPVRVVLTEDDKVFSIEVGDEVPAPSGGGEAVSGITAVLESEGETEDEMGLAVISGLVDDVEVSSGESGGTIRMSWPVAGVSDLP is encoded by the coding sequence ATGGCCACCGTTGAACTGCGCTTCAGCGCCCAGCCCGAACACGTCCGGACGGCCCGCCTCGTCGCGGCCGCCGTGGCGCGCCGGGTCGGCGTGGAGGAAGCCGTCCTCGACGAGGTCCGCCTCGCCGTGGGTGAGGCCTGTTCGCGTGCCGTCGGACTCCATCGGAGCAACGGGCTGACCGCGCCCGTCCGGGTGGTGCTGACCGAGGACGACAAGGTGTTCTCCATCGAGGTCGGCGACGAGGTCCCCGCGCCGTCCGGCGGCGGGGAGGCGGTGTCCGGCATCACCGCCGTCCTGGAGTCCGAAGGCGAGACCGAGGACGAGATGGGACTCGCGGTGATCAGCGGGCTCGTCGACGACGTCGAGGTGAGCAGTGGGGAATCGGGCGGGACCATCCGGATGAGCTGGCCCGTGGCCGGAGTCTCCGATCTTCCCTGA
- the bldG gene encoding anti-sigma factor antagonist BldG — protein MDLSLSTRTVGDRTVVEVGGEIDVYTAPKLREQLVELVNDGSYHLVVDMERVDFLDSTGLGVLVGGLKRVRAHEGSLRLVCNQERILKIFRITGLTKVFPIHTTVEDAVNATD, from the coding sequence GTGGACCTGTCCCTGTCGACTCGCACTGTCGGCGACCGTACGGTCGTGGAGGTCGGTGGCGAGATTGATGTGTATACCGCGCCCAAGCTGCGCGAGCAGTTGGTCGAGTTGGTGAACGACGGCAGCTACCACCTGGTTGTCGACATGGAGCGGGTGGACTTCCTCGACTCCACCGGCCTCGGTGTGCTCGTGGGAGGCCTCAAGCGCGTCCGTGCGCACGAGGGCTCGCTCCGTCTGGTGTGCAACCAGGAGCGCATCCTGAAGATCTTCCGCATCACCGGTCTGACCAAGGTGTTTCCGATCCACACCACGGTGGAAGACGCCGTCAACGCGACCGACTGA
- a CDS encoding DEAD/DEAH box helicase, with protein MAFNHLPAGAHDAFGPLSRTPVTHSVPMADTSGPGRPTAPADPRPTPDTVLDRLSRGPSRAARITHTEHLPPRAGRHAVWPDRIRTDVVAAIRSAGIDHPWEHQAAAAELALDGTSVVVATGTASGKSLAYLAPVLSALADGAEAPNGRGATALYLAPTKALAADQRRAVRDLAAPLGNAVRPAVYDGDTPVEEREWVRQYANYVLTNPDMLHRGILPAHPRWSSFLRALRYVVIDECHTYRGVFGSHVAQVLRRLRRLCARYGAEPVFLLASATASDPAAAASRLTGVRVIEITDDASPRGEVVFALWEPPLLTELRGEKGAPVRRTATAETADLLTDLVVQGVRTVAFVRSRRGAELISVITQERLASVDRSLPRRVAAYRGGYLPEERRALERALHSGELLGLAATTALELGVDVSGLDAVLITGYPGTRASLWQQAGRAGRSGQGALAVLIARDDPLDTYLVHHPEALFQRPVEATVLDPDNPYVLAPHLCAAAAELPLTDADLELFGPATEDLLPQLEAAKLLRRRATAWHWTRRERASDLTDIRGGGGRPVQIVEASTGRLLGTVDESAAHTAVHEGAVHLHQGRTYLVQHLDLEDSVALVEQADPPFSTTARDTTSISVLETETEIPWGSARLCFGSVEVTNQVVSYLRRKLITGEVLGEAKLDLPPRTLRTRAVWWTVTEDHLDEARISPEILGGALHAAEHASIGMLPLFATCDRWDIGGVSVPLHPDTLLPTVFVYDGHPGGAGFAERAFSTARAWLTATRDAIAACECEAGCPSCIQSPKCGNGNEPLHKRGAVRLLTRLLAESPATPPTPPAPPPET; from the coding sequence ATGGCATTCAATCACTTACCGGCAGGCGCGCACGACGCCTTCGGACCATTGTCCCGCACGCCGGTGACACACTCGGTTCCGATGGCCGACACATCCGGTCCCGGACGGCCCACGGCACCCGCGGACCCACGACCCACCCCCGACACGGTCCTGGACCGCCTGTCACGGGGGCCTTCCCGTGCTGCGCGCATCACCCATACGGAGCACTTGCCCCCTCGGGCGGGTCGTCATGCAGTCTGGCCGGACCGCATCCGAACAGACGTCGTAGCCGCGATCCGATCGGCCGGAATCGACCATCCGTGGGAACACCAGGCCGCGGCGGCCGAGCTCGCCCTCGACGGAACGTCCGTGGTCGTGGCCACCGGAACCGCCTCGGGCAAGTCCCTGGCCTATCTCGCACCCGTGCTCTCCGCCCTTGCGGACGGCGCCGAGGCCCCGAACGGCAGGGGCGCGACCGCCCTGTACCTGGCCCCCACCAAGGCCCTGGCGGCCGACCAGCGGCGCGCCGTACGGGACCTGGCCGCCCCGCTGGGCAACGCCGTACGCCCCGCGGTCTACGACGGGGACACGCCCGTCGAGGAACGCGAGTGGGTGCGCCAGTACGCGAACTACGTCCTGACCAACCCCGACATGCTGCACCGCGGGATCCTCCCGGCCCACCCGCGCTGGTCCTCCTTCCTGCGGGCCCTGCGCTACGTGGTCATCGACGAGTGCCACACCTACCGCGGGGTCTTCGGCTCCCACGTGGCACAGGTGCTGCGCCGGCTGCGGCGCCTGTGCGCGCGCTACGGCGCCGAACCGGTGTTCCTGCTGGCCTCCGCGACCGCGAGCGACCCGGCGGCGGCCGCGTCCCGGCTCACCGGCGTACGGGTGATCGAGATCACCGACGACGCCTCACCGCGGGGCGAGGTGGTCTTCGCCCTCTGGGAGCCGCCGCTGCTCACGGAGCTGCGCGGCGAGAAGGGCGCGCCCGTACGCCGTACGGCCACCGCCGAGACGGCCGACCTGCTGACCGACCTGGTGGTCCAGGGGGTCCGTACGGTCGCCTTCGTCCGCTCCCGGCGCGGCGCCGAGCTGATCTCCGTGATCACCCAGGAACGGCTCGCGTCGGTCGACCGGTCGCTGCCCCGCCGGGTCGCCGCCTACCGCGGCGGCTACCTCCCGGAGGAGCGCCGGGCCCTGGAGAGGGCCCTGCACTCCGGCGAACTGCTCGGACTGGCCGCCACGACGGCCCTGGAGCTGGGCGTGGACGTCTCCGGGCTGGACGCCGTCCTGATCACCGGCTACCCGGGCACCCGGGCCTCCCTGTGGCAGCAGGCGGGCCGCGCGGGGCGCTCGGGCCAGGGCGCCCTGGCCGTGCTGATCGCCCGGGACGACCCGCTGGACACCTACCTCGTCCACCACCCCGAGGCGCTGTTCCAGCGGCCGGTGGAGGCCACCGTCCTGGACCCCGACAACCCGTACGTCCTCGCCCCGCACCTGTGCGCGGCGGCGGCGGAGCTACCGCTGACCGACGCCGACCTGGAGCTCTTCGGCCCGGCGACCGAGGACCTCCTCCCCCAGCTCGAAGCGGCGAAGCTGCTGCGCCGCCGGGCCACCGCCTGGCACTGGACCCGCCGGGAGCGGGCCTCGGACCTGACCGACATCCGGGGCGGCGGCGGCCGCCCGGTGCAGATCGTCGAGGCCTCCACCGGCCGGCTGCTGGGCACGGTCGACGAGTCGGCGGCCCACACCGCCGTCCACGAGGGGGCCGTCCACCTCCACCAGGGCCGCACGTATCTCGTGCAGCACCTGGACCTGGAGGATTCGGTGGCCCTCGTGGAGCAGGCGGACCCGCCCTTCTCCACCACGGCCCGTGACACCACCTCCATCTCCGTCCTGGAGACCGAGACCGAGATCCCGTGGGGCTCGGCCCGGCTCTGCTTCGGCTCCGTCGAGGTCACCAACCAGGTCGTCTCCTACCTGCGCCGCAAGCTGATCACCGGCGAGGTGCTGGGCGAGGCCAAGCTCGACCTGCCGCCCCGCACCCTGCGCACCCGGGCCGTGTGGTGGACCGTGACCGAGGACCACCTCGACGAGGCCCGGATCAGCCCGGAGATCCTCGGCGGCGCCCTGCACGCCGCCGAACACGCCTCCATCGGCATGCTCCCGCTGTTCGCCACCTGCGACCGCTGGGACATCGGCGGCGTCTCCGTGCCGCTCCATCCCGACACCCTCCTCCCCACGGTCTTCGTCTACGACGGCCACCCCGGCGGCGCCGGATTCGCGGAACGCGCCTTCAGCACCGCCCGCGCCTGGCTGACGGCGACCCGCGACGCGATCGCGGCCTGCGAGTGCGAGGCCGGCTGCCCCTCCTGCATCCAGTCCCCCAAGTGCGGCAACGGCAACGAACCCCTGCACAAGCGCGGCGCCGTCCGCCTGCTCACCCGCCTCCTCGCCGAATCCCCGGCCACCCCGCCCACACCACCCGCCCCACCGCCCGAAACCTGA
- a CDS encoding Rv3654c family TadE-like protein: MSRDRGSATVWAALVATVLGAVFGGVLLLGQAVVARHRAAAAADLAALAAAATWAHGPETACATALRVARAQGAALGGCLLRGEVAEVTARVAAGPFTAAIRARAGPPTEPPA; the protein is encoded by the coding sequence GTGAGCCGGGACCGGGGTTCGGCCACGGTCTGGGCGGCGCTGGTGGCGACGGTGCTGGGTGCGGTGTTCGGCGGCGTGCTGCTGCTCGGCCAGGCCGTCGTGGCCCGCCACCGGGCGGCCGCCGCCGCGGACCTGGCGGCGCTCGCGGCGGCGGCCACCTGGGCCCACGGGCCGGAGACGGCGTGCGCGACGGCTCTGCGGGTGGCCCGGGCGCAGGGGGCGGCGCTCGGTGGGTGCCTGCTCCGGGGTGAGGTTGCCGAGGTCACCGCGAGGGTCGCGGCGGGCCCGTTCACCGCGGCGATCCGGGCCCGGGCAGGCCCGCCCACGGAGCCGCCGGCCTGA
- a CDS encoding TadE family type IV pilus minor pilin gives MCRSEGGSRSARGKSDRGYVTAEAALVIPALVLFAALLVWALMAAAAQIRCVDAARAGARAAARSEPVEVAEAAARAAAPPGARVELERVGDLWRVRVAAPAPGPNGLPVRLGAQAVALAEDSVGPPP, from the coding sequence ATGTGCCGTTCTGAGGGAGGGTCACGCAGCGCCCGGGGAAAGTCCGACCGGGGTTATGTGACGGCGGAGGCCGCCCTGGTGATCCCGGCGCTGGTGCTGTTCGCCGCGCTGCTGGTGTGGGCCCTGATGGCGGCGGCCGCACAGATCCGGTGTGTGGACGCGGCCCGGGCCGGTGCCCGGGCGGCGGCCCGGTCGGAGCCGGTGGAGGTGGCGGAGGCGGCGGCCCGGGCGGCCGCCCCACCGGGGGCACGGGTGGAGCTGGAGCGGGTGGGCGACCTCTGGCGGGTCCGGGTGGCGGCGCCCGCGCCGGGGCCGAACGGGCTGCCGGTGCGGCTCGGCGCGCAGGCGGTGGCCCTGGCGGAGGACAGCGTGGGGCCGCCGCCGTGA
- a CDS encoding DUF4244 domain-containing protein yields the protein MRIIWFRVRTALKGRGGDKGMSTSEYAMGTIAACAFAAVLYKVVTSEVVSTALQSTIGKALDVPF from the coding sequence ATGAGGATCATCTGGTTTCGTGTTCGGACGGCGCTCAAGGGGCGCGGGGGCGACAAGGGGATGTCCACGTCGGAATACGCCATGGGCACGATCGCGGCGTGCGCATTCGCGGCCGTCCTCTACAAGGTGGTGACGAGTGAAGTCGTCTCCACCGCCCTGCAGTCGACCATCGGAAAGGCGCTCGATGTGCCGTTCTGA
- a CDS encoding type II secretion system F family protein, protein MGGSAVHRLGMAVCTAAIALWLVSAVTARIRTRAAGRRTAALFGPRPGLRGPVLGFAIRGAVTAWAGPAGALLAGWVLVGGVTGVAVGGLAALGVRRWQARARPPVALDLREAERQLPFAADLLAACLAAGAGPVEAAEVVGESLGGPVGDRLARAGAELRLGGEPGAGWGRLAEIPGARALADCLERADRTGAPAAEPVSRLASGLREDRARAAAARAQRAAVLVTAPVGLCFLPAFLAIGVAPVVIGMASGLLSNT, encoded by the coding sequence ATGGGTGGCTCCGCCGTCCACAGGCTGGGGATGGCCGTCTGTACGGCGGCGATCGCGCTGTGGCTGGTGTCGGCGGTGACGGCGCGCATCCGGACGCGGGCGGCCGGACGCAGGACGGCGGCCCTGTTCGGGCCCCGACCGGGGCTCCGGGGACCGGTGCTCGGCTTCGCGATCAGGGGCGCGGTCACCGCGTGGGCCGGTCCGGCCGGAGCGCTGCTGGCGGGCTGGGTGCTCGTCGGCGGAGTGACGGGGGTGGCCGTCGGCGGTCTGGCCGCACTCGGTGTGCGGCGGTGGCAGGCCAGGGCGCGGCCGCCGGTCGCGCTGGATCTCCGGGAGGCGGAGCGTCAGCTGCCTTTCGCCGCCGATCTGTTGGCCGCATGCCTCGCGGCTGGGGCCGGCCCGGTGGAGGCCGCCGAGGTGGTCGGGGAGTCGCTGGGCGGCCCGGTCGGCGACCGGCTGGCGAGGGCCGGTGCGGAGCTGCGGCTCGGCGGTGAACCAGGCGCCGGGTGGGGGAGGTTGGCGGAGATACCGGGTGCCCGGGCGCTCGCGGACTGCCTGGAACGGGCCGACCGGACGGGGGCGCCCGCGGCGGAACCGGTCTCCCGGCTCGCGTCCGGGCTGCGGGAGGACCGGGCCCGTGCGGCGGCAGCGCGGGCGCAGCGGGCGGCGGTTCTCGTCACCGCACCGGTCGGGCTGTGTTTTCTCCCCGCTTTTCTCGCGATCGGGGTCGCGCCGGTGGTGATCGGTATGGCCTCGGGACTTCTCTCGAACACCTGA
- a CDS encoding type II secretion system F family protein: MPLPLFAGVLCAGAAAWGLAGGDRVSRRARVVLAAGGPVVPLGPPRQERLLIAVRVRAARWREWACLAAGLVVAGLGGSVIPLLAGAAAVPLVRRWLRVRARERARAARAAEVVALCGAVVGELRAGAQPGQALTAAMRRTAVGPGGPGAAETGVLAAAAFGGDVPGALRQAAREPGAGGLAGMAACWRVSVDGGAGLAAGLERLEGALRAERDRQESLRAQLAGARSTVLVLALLPLVGLLIGTGLGADPLRVLLHTPMGWGCLLAGGVLEALGLSWCRRIVRAGER, encoded by the coding sequence ATGCCGCTGCCGCTGTTCGCCGGTGTGCTGTGCGCCGGGGCGGCCGCCTGGGGGCTCGCCGGCGGCGACCGGGTGTCCCGGCGGGCCCGGGTGGTGCTCGCCGCGGGCGGTCCGGTCGTCCCCCTCGGTCCGCCGCGCCAGGAACGGCTGCTGATCGCCGTACGGGTGCGGGCGGCGCGGTGGCGGGAGTGGGCCTGCCTCGCGGCGGGGCTGGTCGTCGCGGGGCTCGGCGGATCGGTTATCCCGCTGCTGGCGGGGGCGGCGGCGGTGCCGCTGGTACGCCGGTGGCTGCGGGTACGGGCGCGGGAGCGGGCCCGGGCGGCACGGGCCGCCGAGGTGGTGGCCCTGTGCGGGGCGGTCGTGGGTGAGCTGCGGGCGGGAGCCCAGCCCGGGCAGGCGCTCACGGCCGCGATGCGCAGAACGGCCGTCGGCCCCGGTGGGCCGGGCGCGGCGGAGACGGGGGTGCTGGCCGCCGCGGCCTTCGGCGGAGACGTGCCCGGTGCGCTGCGCCAGGCGGCACGGGAGCCAGGTGCGGGAGGGCTGGCCGGGATGGCGGCCTGCTGGCGGGTGTCGGTGGACGGCGGTGCGGGACTGGCCGCCGGACTGGAACGGCTGGAGGGGGCCCTGCGGGCCGAGCGGGACCGGCAGGAGTCGCTGCGGGCCCAGTTGGCGGGGGCGCGGTCGACGGTGCTGGTGCTCGCCCTGCTGCCGCTGGTGGGCCTGCTGATCGGCACCGGGCTGGGCGCGGATCCGCTGCGGGTGCTGCTGCACACGCCGATGGGGTGGGGTTGCCTGCTGGCGGGTGGGGTGCTGGAGGCGCTCGGGCTGTCGTGGTGCCGGCGGATCGTCCGGGCGGGGGAGCGGTGA